From a region of the Phaseolus vulgaris cultivar G19833 chromosome 6, P. vulgaris v2.0, whole genome shotgun sequence genome:
- the LOC137831322 gene encoding cytochrome P450 71D9-like, producing MEIGLQNIPSPAILPLFFFLFIGFSIFCITKTKSSNSKLPPGPPKLPLIGNLHLLGAMPHHGLQKLSHQYGPLMHIKLGALSTIVVSSPEMAKEVMKTHDIIFANRPYLLAADVISYGSKGISFSPYGSYWRQMRKICTFELLTPKRVESFKAIREEETSKLVKEVGLSEGSSMNLSKMINSFSYGLTSRVAFGGKSNDQEAFIAVMKEVLKGVAGFSLADLYPIKVLPVLTGLRSKVEKLHQEVDRILEKIVRDHRDTSSETKETSEKAGEDLVDVLLKLQKHNNLEHPLSDNVIKATILDIFSAGSGTSAKTIDWAMSELVKNPRVMEKAQAEIRRVLGEKGHVDEANLHELKYLKSVIKETLRLHTPVPLLLPRECSERCEIKGYEIAAKSKVIVNAWAIGRDPNYWNDAEKFWPERFLDESVDYRGGDFQFIPFGAGKRMCPGSTFGIANVEILLANLLFHFDWKMPDGNKCEDLDMTESFGLSVRRKQDLYLIPYMCHSFAN from the exons ATGGAGATTGGTCTCCAAAACATTCCCTCACCTGCAATCTTACCcttgttcttcttcttgttcATAGGGTTTAGCATATTTTGCATAACAAAAACCAAGTCTTCAAACTCCAAGTTACCACCAGGACCACCAAAACTACCCCTTATAGGAAACTTGCACCTGCTTGGAGCAATGCCTCATCATGGCCTGCAAAAACTATCACACCAATATGGCCCTCTCATGCACATAAAACTTGGTGCACTTTCCACCATAGTGGTGTCTTCCCCTGAAATGGCCAAGGAAGTGATGAAGACACATGACATCATTTTTGCAAATAGGCCTTATCTTCTTGCAGCAGATGTAATATCCTATGGCTCCAAGGGCATCAGTTTTTCCCCTTACGGCAGTTACTGGAGGCAGATGAGAAAGATTTGCACCTTTGAGCTACTAACTCCAAAACGTGTTGAATCATTTAAAGCAATTAGAGAAGAGGAGACATCAAAACTTGTTAAAGAGGTAGGTTTGAGTGAAGGGTCATCTATGAATCTCAGTAAGATGATCAATTCATTCTCCTATGGATTAACATCACGTGTAGCTTTTGGAGGTAAATCCAATGATCAAGAAGCTTTCATAGCTGTTATGAAAGAGGTGTTAAAAGGTGTTGCTGGTTTCTCCCTAGCTGACTTGTATCCTATTAAAGTGCTTCCAGTTTTGACTGGATTAAGGTCCAAAGTTGAAAAGCTACATCAAGAAGTAGATAGGATTCTGGAGAAAATTGTGAGAGATCACAGGGACACTAGTTCAGAAACAAAGGAAACCAGTGAAAAAGCAGGAGAAGATCTGGTTGATGTCCTGCTAAAGCTTCAGAAGCATAACAACCTTGAGCATCCTCTATCTGACAACGTTATCAAAGCAACCATTTTG GATATCTTCAGTGCTGGAAGTGGTACTTCAGCTAAAACCATAGATTGGGCCATGTCAGAACTTGTCAAAAACCCAAGGGTGATGGAGAAAGCACAAGCTGAGATAAGAAGGGTGTTGGGTGAAAAGGGGCATGTAGATGAAGCTAACCTCCATGAACTGAAGTACTTAAAGTCAGTAATCAAAGAAACATTGCGTCTACACACTCCTGTTCCATTATTACTGCCAAGGGAGTGTAGTGAGAGATGTGAAATTAAAGGGTATGAAATAGCAGCTAAGAGCAAGGTTATTGTTAATGCTTGGGCTATTGGAAGGGATCCAAACTATTGGAATGATGCTGAGAAGTTTTGGCCAGAAAGGTTCCTTGATGAGTCAGTTGATTACAGAGGTGGAGATTTTCAGTTTATTCCATTTGGTGCTGGAAAGAGGATGTGTCCTGGAAGCACTTTTGGCATTGCTAATGTTGAAATCTTGCTAGCAAATTTACTTTTCCATTTTGATTGGAAGATGCCTGATGGGAACAAGTGTGAAGACCTTGACATGACTGAATCATTTGGCTTGTCTGTTAGAAGAAAACAAGATTTGTATTTGATTCCTTACATGTGCCACTCATTTGCTAATTAG